The proteins below are encoded in one region of Actinomycetota bacterium:
- a CDS encoding DUF86 domain-containing protein, whose amino-acid sequence MPRSVLAYLADIIDACDTIDLALKDIDLAGYQSDPIIRAAVERQFITIGEAVNTLSRLDPSLALRISHASMIVGFRNQLTHDYPSIDDVIVWGIATHEASVLRGECSTLLDELHAAD is encoded by the coding sequence ATGCCGCGTAGCGTCCTGGCATATCTGGCGGACATCATCGACGCTTGCGACACGATCGATCTTGCGCTCAAAGATATCGACCTCGCTGGTTACCAGAGCGATCCGATCATCCGCGCAGCTGTGGAGCGTCAGTTCATCACGATAGGAGAGGCCGTGAACACGTTGTCGCGGCTGGATCCTAGCTTGGCGCTGAGGATATCGCACGCTTCGATGATCGTCGGCTTTAGAAATCAGCTTACCCACGATTATCCGTCGATCGACGACGTAATCGTTTGGGGAATCGCCACCCACGAAGCCTCGGTGCTCAGAGGAGAGTGTTCGACTCTGCTCGATGAGCTCCACGCGGCCGACTGA
- the folP gene encoding dihydropteroate synthase, producing the protein MGIWRCGTIELTCDRPLVMGIVNVTPDSFYDGGRYGCIESAVRHAQDLLDAGAHMIDVGGESTRPGADAVDPDEEAARVLPVVAALAAEGGFPVSVDTRHASVAAAAIEMGASVINDVTGFADPKMRQVAAASDAGLVVMHMLGEPTTMQERPVYDDVVAEVKQHLLSRADALLAEGVARERICLDPGIGFGKTIEHNLALMRSLHEFASAGYPVMLGASRKRFIADLCGASAGGPKNRLGGSIAAAVMGAARGAAVIRTHDVAETVQALCVARALSRG; encoded by the coding sequence ATGGGCATCTGGAGATGCGGCACCATCGAACTGACTTGCGACCGTCCGCTGGTGATGGGCATCGTGAACGTGACGCCGGACTCCTTCTACGACGGCGGCCGCTACGGCTGCATCGAGAGCGCCGTCCGACACGCACAAGACCTCCTCGACGCCGGCGCTCACATGATCGACGTGGGCGGGGAGTCCACCCGTCCGGGCGCGGACGCGGTCGATCCCGATGAGGAAGCGGCCCGCGTGCTGCCCGTGGTGGCTGCTTTAGCTGCCGAAGGGGGCTTCCCGGTATCCGTCGACACGCGCCACGCGTCGGTGGCCGCAGCCGCCATCGAGATGGGCGCGAGCGTGATCAACGACGTCACCGGATTCGCTGACCCCAAGATGCGCCAGGTGGCCGCCGCTTCGGATGCGGGACTGGTGGTCATGCACATGCTCGGCGAGCCGACGACGATGCAGGAGCGGCCCGTCTACGACGACGTGGTCGCCGAGGTGAAGCAGCATCTACTTTCCCGAGCGGACGCGCTACTCGCCGAAGGAGTCGCACGCGAGCGCATCTGTTTGGATCCGGGGATAGGTTTTGGTAAGACGATCGAGCACAACCTGGCGCTGATGCGCTCGCTGCACGAGTTCGCTTCGGCAGGCTATCCGGTCATGCTGGGGGCGTCGCGCAAGCGCTTCATCGCGGACCTGTGTGGCGCATCGGCCGGCGGACCTAAGAATCGCCTGGGCGGCAGCATCGCCGCAGCGGTGATGGGTGCCGCAAGGGGTGCCGCCGTGATCCGGACGCACGATGTCGCCGAGACCGTCCAGGCCCTGTGTGTTGCCAGGGCACTATCTAGAGGGTGA
- the folK gene encoding 2-amino-4-hydroxy-6-hydroxymethyldihydropteridine diphosphokinase has translation MRVHIGLGSNLDLPGGDKLAAIAKALAHVEALEGTSVMAVSSAVESEPWPNASSPVFVNAVAIIETSLQVENLLAAVKDIEVGLGRDPGAERNAPRVIDIDILLAQGEERTSGAAIIPHLRMAERDFVITPLLEVDADARWPDGSPVTRDSVRVGRVVRDLGPVPGFSRPPSVAAVGHEWETVLEFGEDPAPFSRGPAFVLGGFPGQVGMAGQVEGSLAEMVLTQERIAWMWDPFDPKLASDPYGFTRRYTLKVPAPDAVRARELLASIAAAPIDWSDAGEE, from the coding sequence ATGCGCGTCCACATCGGGCTGGGAAGCAATCTGGACCTGCCGGGCGGCGACAAGCTAGCCGCGATCGCCAAGGCGCTCGCGCATGTCGAGGCGCTCGAAGGGACCTCGGTGATGGCGGTCTCCTCGGCGGTTGAGAGCGAACCCTGGCCGAATGCGAGCAGCCCCGTCTTCGTGAACGCGGTGGCGATCATCGAGACTTCGCTGCAGGTGGAGAACCTGCTTGCGGCCGTCAAGGACATCGAGGTCGGGTTGGGGCGCGATCCCGGGGCCGAGCGCAACGCACCGCGGGTCATCGACATCGACATCCTGCTCGCGCAAGGCGAGGAGCGCACGAGCGGCGCGGCGATCATCCCGCACCTTCGGATGGCCGAGCGGGACTTCGTGATCACGCCGCTGCTCGAAGTCGACGCCGACGCGAGGTGGCCCGACGGGTCGCCGGTCACGCGGGATAGCGTGCGCGTCGGGCGCGTGGTCCGCGACTTGGGTCCGGTGCCGGGCTTCTCCCGCCCGCCATCGGTGGCGGCCGTCGGCCACGAGTGGGAGACCGTGCTGGAGTTCGGCGAGGATCCGGCGCCATTCTCGCGGGGGCCCGCGTTCGTGCTCGGCGGATTTCCGGGGCAGGTCGGTATGGCCGGGCAGGTCGAGGGCTCCTTGGCCGAGATGGTCCTGACGCAGGAGCGCATCGCATGGATGTGGGACCCGTTCGACCCCAAGCTCGCCAGCGATCCCTACGGGTTCACTCGGCGGTACACGCTCAAGGTGCCTGCGCCAGATGCCGTACGGGCGCGCGAGCTGCTTGCGTCGATCGCCGCGGCACCGATCGACTGGAGCGATGCGGGGGAGGAGTGA
- the panC gene encoding pantoate--beta-alanine ligase, with translation MEKVVSKEEARQAIADAVREGRTIAFVPTMGALHEGHLSLVRAAKRKRAAYVVASVFVNPSQFGESTDFESYPRDLARDASLLAAEDVDLLFAPTAEVMYGPGGGLAPGAATVDPGPLGDLWEGSSRPGHFVGVATVVAKLFGILRPQLAFFGEKDYQQLRIVEKVVRDLDIATTLVACPVVRDRDGLALSSRNALLGPGNRTDALALYAALQAAEGALARGEASADALEALMAAEFAARPGADLDYAVVVDPLTLAPMPVVDRPARALVAGRVGSVRLIDNAPLTPPLDRP, from the coding sequence GTGGAGAAGGTCGTATCGAAAGAGGAGGCGCGGCAGGCGATCGCCGATGCGGTGCGTGAAGGCAGGACGATCGCCTTCGTGCCGACGATGGGCGCCCTGCACGAAGGCCACCTGTCGCTGGTGCGCGCCGCCAAGCGCAAGCGGGCCGCGTACGTCGTGGCCTCGGTCTTCGTGAACCCCTCGCAGTTCGGCGAGTCGACGGATTTCGAGTCGTACCCGCGTGACCTGGCCAGGGACGCGTCGCTGCTCGCTGCCGAGGACGTCGATCTGCTCTTCGCCCCGACCGCCGAGGTGATGTACGGTCCCGGCGGCGGACTGGCACCCGGCGCGGCCACAGTCGACCCGGGCCCGCTCGGCGATCTCTGGGAAGGTAGCTCGCGCCCCGGGCACTTCGTGGGCGTCGCCACGGTCGTCGCCAAACTCTTCGGCATATTGAGACCGCAGCTCGCGTTCTTCGGCGAGAAGGATTATCAGCAGCTCCGCATCGTCGAGAAGGTCGTGCGGGACTTGGATATCGCGACCACGCTCGTCGCGTGCCCCGTCGTGCGTGACCGGGACGGACTCGCGCTCTCATCGAGAAACGCGCTGCTCGGCCCCGGCAATCGCACCGACGCGCTCGCGCTCTACGCTGCGCTGCAGGCGGCCGAAGGCGCGCTGGCTCGAGGCGAGGCGTCTGCCGACGCGCTCGAGGCCCTCATGGCCGCCGAGTTCGCCGCCAGACCCGGCGCCGATCTCGACTACGCGGTCGTCGTCGATCCGCTTACGCTCGCGCCGATGCCGGTGGTCGACCGCCCGGCGCGTGCGCTCGTGGCCGGCCGCGTCGGGTCGGTGCGCCTGATCGACAACGCACCGCTCACGCCGCCCTTGGACCGCCCATGA
- a CDS encoding nucleotidyltransferase domain-containing protein, producing MIPILKDKHDAIVSLCERHHVSRMYVFGSAIRDDFRPGGSDIDLLVEFAPMEPYEKAKSYFALLDDLKELLGSDVDLVSAGAVKNRFIAADIELTKQVLYAA from the coding sequence GTGATTCCCATACTCAAGGACAAGCATGATGCGATCGTCTCCCTGTGTGAGCGACACCATGTATCCCGCATGTACGTGTTCGGGTCAGCAATTCGCGACGACTTTCGTCCCGGTGGAAGTGACATCGACCTGCTCGTTGAATTCGCGCCTATGGAGCCCTACGAGAAGGCCAAGTCCTACTTCGCCTTACTCGATGACCTCAAAGAGCTGCTTGGTTCAGATGTCGATCTCGTGTCCGCCGGTGCGGTCAAGAACCGCTTCATCGCGGCTGATATCGAGCTCACCAAGCAGGTGTTGTATGCCGCGTAG
- the nadA gene encoding quinolinate synthase NadA — translation MSTHNAIAEQVRGLAAERGAVILAHNYQRAEVQDVADFVGDSLGLSRQAAATSADVIVFAGVHFMAETAKILSPTKTVLMPEPAAGCPMADMMSADALATWRAENPGIPVVTYVNSTAAVKSLTDICVTSANAVAVVRSLDAPKVLFGPDRNLAAWVARALPEVEIVPWPGYCPIHEEVTIAQVSSAMETHPDAEVLVHPECRPEVVDLAHAVLSTSQMLAHAAASPADEFIVVTEEGLLHALSKAAPGKRFFNIEPRMLCPNMKVTTIEKVRDSLLFAQHAIDVDEDVAARARAAVERMIAIG, via the coding sequence ATGAGCACCCACAACGCCATCGCGGAGCAGGTCCGAGGCCTTGCCGCCGAGCGCGGTGCGGTCATACTCGCTCACAACTATCAGCGCGCGGAAGTCCAGGACGTCGCGGATTTCGTCGGCGATTCGCTGGGGCTTTCCCGGCAGGCTGCGGCGACTTCGGCAGATGTGATCGTCTTTGCGGGAGTGCACTTCATGGCCGAGACCGCGAAGATCCTCTCGCCCACCAAGACGGTGCTGATGCCCGAACCGGCTGCCGGATGCCCGATGGCCGACATGATGTCCGCCGATGCCCTGGCGACGTGGCGCGCCGAGAACCCCGGGATCCCCGTGGTCACATACGTGAACTCGACCGCGGCGGTCAAATCGCTCACCGACATCTGCGTCACGAGCGCCAACGCTGTCGCCGTGGTCCGCTCCCTGGACGCGCCCAAGGTGCTTTTCGGCCCCGACCGCAATCTGGCGGCCTGGGTCGCGCGGGCGCTTCCCGAGGTCGAGATCGTCCCGTGGCCCGGATACTGCCCGATCCACGAGGAGGTCACGATTGCCCAGGTCTCCTCGGCGATGGAGACGCACCCCGATGCCGAGGTGCTGGTGCACCCAGAATGCCGCCCCGAGGTCGTCGATCTCGCACATGCGGTGCTCTCGACGAGCCAGATGCTCGCTCATGCGGCCGCCAGTCCGGCCGACGAGTTCATCGTGGTGACCGAGGAGGGCCTGCTGCACGCGCTATCGAAGGCCGCGCCGGGCAAGCGGTTTTTCAACATCGAGCCGAGGATGCTTTGCCCCAACATGAAGGTCACGACGATCGAGAAGGTCCGCGACTCGCTGCTGTTTGCGCAGCACGCGATCGACGTCGATGAAGATGTGGCCGCCCGGGCGCGGGCCGCCGTCGAGCGCATGATAGCCATTGGCTGA
- the panB gene encoding 3-methyl-2-oxobutanoate hydroxymethyltransferase: MGDTASSQRPPRVSILTLLEMKRAALPIAMLTAYDAPSGRLADEAGADVVLVGDSLGMVVLGYDSTLPVTLDDMLHHGRAVVRGVQRALVVVDMPFMTFQVTAADALRNAGSILAETGAHAVKVEGGATIAPTVRRLTEAGIPVMGHVGLTPQSVHQLGGFRVQAKDAQAARRLRDDCLALQDAGAFAVVLECIPAELAEVVSSQLTIPTIGIGAGVGCDGQVQVFHDILGLGGSKSPRHAKRYAEIGSAMTQALGDYVAQVRGREFPGDEQSTRLDPAVHAEVLRSLEEG, translated from the coding sequence ATGGGCGACACAGCTTCCTCACAGAGACCACCACGGGTCTCGATTCTGACTTTGCTTGAGATGAAACGCGCAGCTCTACCTATCGCGATGCTCACCGCATACGACGCGCCTTCGGGCCGACTCGCCGATGAGGCCGGTGCCGATGTCGTGCTGGTCGGCGACTCGCTCGGCATGGTGGTGCTCGGCTACGACTCGACGCTTCCGGTCACACTCGACGACATGCTCCACCACGGTCGCGCTGTGGTGCGAGGCGTGCAGCGCGCGCTCGTCGTGGTCGACATGCCATTCATGACATTCCAGGTCACTGCCGCCGATGCGCTACGCAACGCCGGGAGCATACTCGCCGAGACAGGCGCACACGCCGTCAAGGTCGAGGGCGGAGCGACCATCGCGCCGACAGTACGCAGGCTCACCGAAGCCGGCATCCCGGTGATGGGCCACGTCGGCCTGACGCCGCAATCCGTGCACCAGCTCGGCGGATTCCGAGTGCAAGCCAAAGACGCGCAGGCGGCCAGGCGACTCCGCGACGACTGCCTCGCGCTGCAGGATGCGGGCGCGTTCGCGGTCGTCCTCGAGTGCATCCCCGCCGAACTCGCCGAGGTCGTCAGCTCGCAGCTTACGATCCCGACGATCGGCATCGGCGCGGGCGTCGGATGCGACGGGCAGGTGCAGGTCTTCCACGACATCCTCGGCCTTGGTGGTTCGAAGTCGCCCAGGCATGCGAAGCGTTACGCCGAGATCGGCTCGGCGATGACCCAGGCGCTCGGCGATTATGTCGCGCAGGTGCGGGGGCGCGAGTTCCCCGGCGATGAGCAGTCGACCCGGCTCGATCCCGCCGTGCACGCCGAAGTCCTTCGATCGCTGGAAGAAGGCTAG